One Tautonia rosea genomic window carries:
- a CDS encoding MFS transporter small subunit, whose product MPENASGRSSLRLVIYWAFVLVPLGWGISRSVVTSLPLLASTDAPITSSTEE is encoded by the coding sequence ATGCCCGAGAATGCATCTGGTCGTTCGTCGCTACGTCTCGTGATCTACTGGGCCTTCGTGCTGGTCCCGCTGGGTTGGGGGATCTCCCGGAGTGTCGTCACGTCGCTCCCACTGCTGGCCTCGACCGACGCTCCCATCACGTCCTCCACCGAGGAATGA
- a CDS encoding urea ABC transporter substrate-binding protein, with product MATRWAMVLLLVLVLAAAVFGGLTMAGVIESGNKPIVVGILHSKTGPMADSERGVIDATVLALEQLNEQGGVLGRPIRWVIADGASDELVFAREVTRLIEEEEVSAIFGCWTSASRKAVRPIVEKADHLLFYPVQYEGCEQSPNIVYLGAAPNQQIIPAVSWSLDHLGNASYLVGSDYIFPRVANAIIRDQLAARGGRVVGEAYVPLTATAMDDLAERIVAAEPEVIFNTINGAANLPFFEALAEATRGRRPIPVVSFSIAEVELEAMGDLESVAGQYASWNYFQSIDRPANRAFVSAFRARYGNARLMSDPMEAAYDGVKLWAQAVEEADRVTPRDVRRALRRQSLEAPEGVVSIDPETQHTWKVARIGRVTEDGQFEIVWGSDRPLRPVPYPIFRPRSAWEDLVRDLYTGWGERWSNPSGTIEFVSGVVATPEGTEPPQGIEETPDPGTAETTGEVGG from the coding sequence GTGGCGACGCGATGGGCGATGGTGCTATTGCTCGTGCTGGTACTGGCGGCGGCCGTTTTCGGCGGCCTGACGATGGCGGGTGTGATCGAGTCGGGGAACAAGCCGATCGTCGTTGGGATCCTGCACTCGAAGACCGGCCCGATGGCCGACAGCGAGCGCGGAGTGATCGACGCCACTGTCCTGGCCCTGGAACAGTTGAACGAGCAGGGAGGGGTCCTCGGACGACCGATCCGTTGGGTGATCGCCGACGGCGCTTCGGACGAGCTTGTCTTCGCCCGAGAGGTCACACGCCTCATCGAGGAGGAGGAGGTGTCTGCGATCTTCGGCTGCTGGACTTCAGCGAGCCGGAAGGCGGTGCGGCCGATCGTTGAGAAGGCCGACCACCTGCTCTTCTACCCGGTCCAGTATGAGGGATGCGAGCAATCGCCGAACATCGTCTACCTTGGCGCCGCGCCCAACCAGCAGATCATCCCGGCCGTCTCCTGGAGTCTCGATCACCTGGGGAACGCGTCCTACCTCGTTGGGTCCGACTACATCTTCCCAAGGGTGGCGAACGCGATCATTCGTGACCAGCTCGCAGCCAGGGGGGGCCGAGTGGTGGGAGAGGCCTATGTTCCGCTTACCGCCACGGCGATGGACGATCTGGCCGAGAGGATCGTGGCGGCCGAGCCGGAGGTGATTTTCAACACGATCAACGGCGCCGCAAATCTGCCGTTCTTCGAAGCACTTGCCGAGGCAACGAGGGGGCGACGGCCGATCCCCGTGGTATCGTTCAGTATTGCAGAGGTGGAGCTCGAGGCGATGGGAGACCTGGAGTCGGTTGCCGGTCAATATGCGTCCTGGAACTATTTCCAGAGCATCGACCGCCCGGCGAACCGTGCGTTTGTCTCAGCGTTCCGAGCGCGATACGGCAACGCCCGGTTAATGAGCGACCCCATGGAAGCCGCCTACGACGGGGTGAAACTGTGGGCTCAGGCGGTCGAGGAAGCCGACCGGGTCACCCCGAGGGACGTCCGACGTGCCTTGCGCCGTCAGAGCCTTGAAGCACCCGAGGGCGTGGTGAGCATCGACCCGGAAACTCAGCACACGTGGAAGGTGGCCCGAATCGGCCGAGTGACCGAGGATGGTCAGTTCGAAATCGTCTGGGGCTCGGATCGCCCGCTGAGGCCGGTCCCCTATCCGATCTTCCGGCCGAGGTCGGCCTGGGAAGATCTGGTGCGGGACCTCTACACGGGCTGGGGGGAGCGCTGGAGCAACCCCTCGGGAACGATTGAGTTTGTTTCCGGCGTGGTGGCAACCCCGGAAGGGACAGAGCCCCCCCAAGGGATCGAGGAAACACCCGACCCGGGGACGGCCGAGACGACGGGGGAGGTCGGCGGATGA
- a CDS encoding L-lactate MFS transporter, producing the protein MPRLRFLDRERTVAPEGYNRWLIPPAALAVHLCIGQVYGFSVFNEPLTRVLGIDQPIPNKDWTIPQVGWAYSIALVMLGLSAAILGRWVERAGPRKTMFAAACCFCGGLWLSALAVEWHSIGLLYLGYGVIGGLGLGLGYIAPVSTLVRWFPDRPGMATGLAIMGFGGGALIGAPLGVTLMDSFASGTSVGVKEAFLVMGTVYFAYMVFGAVTVRVPASGWLPNGYDPEIRRKSMMARSDLPVERAWRTRQFWLLWMVLCLNVTAGIGILGQASLMCQDMFAVSAAVGGGFAGLLSLANMGGRLAWSSLSDLTGRKAIYGVYFLLGAVLYTLIPLTQKSGSVALFVAVTALIISMYGGGFATIPAYLRDLFGTLHLGAIHGRLITSWSMAAVLGPQLVNYLSTYRIEQGVPRAEAYNLTMYLMAGLLLIGLVCNLLVRPVEGRSIEHTHNSPANTS; encoded by the coding sequence CTTGATCGCGAGCGTACGGTTGCTCCTGAGGGATACAACCGATGGCTCATCCCGCCGGCTGCCCTGGCCGTGCATCTTTGCATTGGGCAAGTGTATGGATTTAGCGTCTTTAATGAGCCCTTGACCCGCGTTCTGGGGATTGATCAGCCAATTCCGAACAAGGACTGGACGATTCCGCAGGTCGGCTGGGCCTACTCGATCGCGCTGGTCATGCTCGGCCTGTCGGCGGCGATCCTCGGTCGATGGGTCGAACGGGCCGGGCCGAGAAAAACGATGTTCGCCGCGGCCTGTTGCTTTTGCGGGGGCCTCTGGCTATCGGCACTGGCGGTGGAGTGGCACAGCATTGGATTGCTGTATCTGGGGTATGGGGTGATTGGGGGCCTCGGCCTGGGACTCGGCTACATCGCTCCCGTCTCGACGCTCGTCCGATGGTTCCCCGACCGTCCCGGAATGGCGACGGGCCTGGCGATCATGGGTTTCGGTGGGGGAGCGTTGATTGGTGCCCCGCTTGGGGTCACGTTGATGGATTCCTTCGCGTCGGGGACCTCGGTGGGAGTCAAGGAGGCGTTCCTGGTGATGGGAACGGTCTACTTTGCCTACATGGTCTTCGGAGCCGTCACGGTCCGGGTTCCGGCGTCGGGGTGGCTTCCGAACGGTTACGATCCGGAGATCCGGCGCAAGAGCATGATGGCTCGCTCAGACCTCCCCGTAGAGCGTGCCTGGAGGACCCGACAGTTCTGGCTGCTCTGGATGGTGCTTTGCCTGAACGTGACGGCAGGCATCGGCATTCTTGGGCAAGCGTCGTTGATGTGTCAGGACATGTTTGCAGTCAGCGCAGCGGTTGGTGGTGGATTCGCCGGCCTGTTGAGTCTGGCCAACATGGGAGGCCGGCTTGCGTGGTCGTCACTGTCGGATCTGACCGGGCGCAAGGCGATTTACGGGGTCTACTTTTTGCTCGGAGCCGTGCTGTACACCCTGATCCCCTTGACCCAAAAAAGCGGAAGTGTTGCGCTGTTCGTCGCTGTGACAGCCCTGATCATCTCGATGTACGGGGGTGGATTTGCGACCATCCCGGCCTATCTGCGCGATCTGTTCGGAACGCTGCATCTGGGGGCAATTCATGGACGATTGATTACCTCCTGGTCGATGGCCGCCGTCCTGGGGCCGCAGTTGGTCAATTATCTCTCGACCTATCGGATCGAGCAGGGGGTTCCCAGGGCCGAAGCGTACAATCTGACGATGTATCTGATGGCTGGCCTGTTGCTGATCGGGTTGGTCTGCAACCTACTGGTCCGCCCCGTTGAGGGGAGATCAATCGAGCACACGCACAATTCGCCTGCGAACACGTCGTGA
- a CDS encoding methyl-accepting chemotaxis protein: MSWFSREAITSRIPRLIPRSIAGRLTFWFLAIALIPCLALTLLLDRISSHSIAETVERNLGVIQAARAADLEQFARDRVRYGTSLARAPAFIEATTRLAEVVDLAGMDSAEYRELADQYKNTLSYTMETLGYPEVLVFATDGRLLLRSDGAPDPGTELGAGPLRDTPLARLVDRTRTLLMADLSAFAIYPGTDQPLAFVGTPLLREDGRLIGILALQLENSEVFRVFSDYTGLGETGEVLVGALDHPGETEGGRTVTIVSPLRHATAEDAETATVQLPGGKEQRVSKQVELGSDRALPLQEAVLARRGYGQSIDYRGEPIVASWGYLPSYRWGLVVKQDVDEAFALIAHQRLVMFVLLGLTAFGVVTAALLVAGSLARPIRAAAEVARRIAEGDLTGQVDQYADGEPGQLLAAFRTMSEYLRGLIGRMKSSSVQLLGTATTISAASRQQEQTVQAYGASTNEAAAAVKQITATSQELLGTMNDVNEVASGTAAMAAEGHEALVNMDRSMRILAESTGSISSRLSVISERANNINLVVTTITKVADQTNLLSINAAIEAEKAGEYGRGFLVVAREIRRLADQTAVATLDIERMVKEMQQSVSSGVMEMDKFHEQVRQGVEEVNRVAGSLGQIIDAVRDLTPRFEQVTDGMRAQSLGAEQIREAMVHLSEGAGQSAASIREFNDATERLRQAVSALRDDIAFFKLEPATSTVAAGSPGGDDVSPGRSDRNAVVAGRA, from the coding sequence ATGAGCTGGTTCTCAAGGGAGGCGATCACCAGTCGGATCCCCCGGCTGATCCCGCGATCGATCGCCGGCCGGCTGACCTTCTGGTTTCTGGCAATCGCCCTGATACCGTGCCTGGCGTTGACGCTGTTGCTGGACCGGATCTCGTCGCACTCGATTGCCGAGACGGTGGAGCGAAACCTGGGCGTCATCCAGGCGGCCCGTGCGGCCGATCTGGAGCAGTTTGCCCGGGACCGTGTCCGGTACGGCACCTCGCTGGCACGCGCGCCGGCGTTCATTGAAGCGACCACCCGACTCGCCGAGGTCGTCGATCTCGCGGGGATGGATTCGGCGGAATACCGTGAGCTGGCCGATCAGTACAAAAATACGTTGTCGTACACGATGGAGACGCTCGGCTACCCGGAGGTCCTGGTCTTCGCGACCGACGGCCGACTCTTGCTGCGCTCGGACGGTGCGCCCGACCCGGGGACCGAATTGGGAGCTGGGCCGCTTCGCGACACGCCGCTCGCTCGACTCGTGGACCGGACGCGAACACTCTTGATGGCCGACCTCTCTGCGTTTGCGATCTACCCCGGCACGGATCAGCCCCTGGCTTTCGTCGGGACGCCACTACTGAGGGAAGACGGCCGCCTGATCGGTATCCTCGCCCTGCAACTGGAGAACAGCGAGGTATTCCGCGTCTTCTCCGATTACACCGGGTTGGGAGAGACTGGGGAGGTCCTCGTTGGGGCGCTCGACCATCCTGGCGAGACAGAGGGGGGCAGGACGGTGACGATCGTCTCGCCGCTCCGGCACGCCACGGCGGAGGACGCTGAGACAGCCACGGTTCAACTGCCGGGCGGCAAGGAACAGAGGGTCAGCAAGCAGGTGGAGTTGGGCTCGGATCGCGCCTTGCCGCTGCAGGAGGCCGTGCTGGCGAGGCGGGGGTATGGCCAGTCGATCGACTATCGAGGCGAGCCCATCGTGGCGTCCTGGGGATACCTGCCGAGCTATCGATGGGGTCTGGTCGTCAAGCAGGATGTGGACGAGGCATTCGCACTGATTGCCCATCAACGTCTGGTGATGTTCGTCCTGCTCGGGCTGACGGCCTTCGGGGTGGTGACGGCGGCGTTGCTCGTCGCCGGCAGCCTGGCCCGTCCGATCCGGGCGGCGGCCGAGGTAGCCCGCCGGATCGCCGAGGGTGATCTGACTGGGCAGGTCGACCAGTACGCCGACGGCGAGCCGGGGCAGCTCCTGGCCGCCTTCCGCACGATGTCCGAGTACCTTCGCGGGCTGATCGGCCGGATGAAGTCATCCAGTGTGCAGTTGCTCGGCACCGCGACGACGATCTCGGCGGCGTCTCGGCAGCAGGAACAGACAGTCCAGGCCTATGGCGCATCGACCAACGAGGCTGCCGCGGCGGTGAAGCAGATCACCGCCACCAGCCAGGAGCTGCTGGGCACCATGAACGACGTCAACGAGGTGGCCTCCGGCACCGCCGCCATGGCCGCCGAGGGGCACGAGGCGCTGGTCAACATGGATCGCTCGATGCGCATTCTGGCCGAGTCGACCGGCTCGATCAGCTCTCGGCTGTCTGTCATCAGCGAACGAGCCAACAACATCAACCTTGTGGTGACGACCATCACCAAGGTGGCCGACCAGACGAATCTGCTTTCGATCAACGCGGCGATCGAGGCTGAGAAGGCTGGTGAATATGGCCGGGGCTTCCTGGTCGTCGCCCGGGAGATTCGTCGTCTGGCCGACCAGACTGCAGTGGCCACCCTGGACATCGAGCGTATGGTCAAGGAGATGCAGCAGAGCGTCTCATCCGGCGTGATGGAGATGGACAAGTTCCACGAGCAGGTGCGGCAGGGGGTCGAGGAGGTCAACCGGGTTGCCGGTAGCCTCGGCCAGATCATCGACGCGGTCCGCGACCTGACCCCTCGGTTCGAGCAAGTGACCGACGGCATGCGTGCCCAGTCTCTCGGGGCCGAACAAATTCGCGAGGCGATGGTCCACCTGAGCGAGGGTGCCGGCCAGTCGGCCGCCTCGATCCGCGAGTTCAATGATGCGACCGAGCGGCTCCGTCAGGCAGTGAGCGCCCTGAGGGACGATATCGCGTTTTTCAAGCTGG